A region of Cheilinus undulatus linkage group 10, ASM1832078v1, whole genome shotgun sequence DNA encodes the following proteins:
- the xkrx gene encoding XK-related protein 2, whose product MCEVAMEEQEREISNIDPQECPTVAENGVMLVVNHGRVRAPLSVVLATVLYLAEFISAAVLSSMYHKTDDVIWMGFTITFMLVPAVLIQLTLTFIHRDLGRDRPLVLFLHLLLLGPVIRCIEALVVYFRAGKREEPYVTISRKIHLKKGQGLPMELEIGQSERTLAMHRNAFKRTAVIQAFLGSTPQLTLQLYATIQEKYFLPARLALMIITLISIVYGALVCSVLAIQIRYDDYKVRLRPAAYLCMIVWRGLEIATRITALVLFTTALTHWVILVSLANLLFFFFLPWAEFWARKGSLTEDVEKNFSKLGTVVVLCLFTLLYACINIFCWSAVQLDLTHKELIERKQRWDRLALYYSGRFVENFILITLWYFYKSDFFEYVCAPLLGVQLLIGYSLAVLFMLLFYQFCHPCRRLFKYNVHDCLHCVCCHKGREGGSRRQRKQQPTYSTAGTLVLGPEEPLELLDPQNTEPPDITSQLGERETAIIEDIMDAA is encoded by the exons ATGTGCGAAGTGGCCATGGAGGAGCAGGAGAGGGAGATCTCGAACATAGACCCGCAGGAGTGCCCCACAGTGGCGGAGAATGGAGTCATGCTGGTGGTGAATCACGGCCGGGTCCGTGCCCCTCTCAGCGTAGTGCTGGCCACCGTGCTGTACCTCGCAGAGTTCATCAGCGCCGCCGTGCTGAGCAGCATGTACCACAAGACCGACGATGTCATCTGGATGGGCTTCACCATCACCTTCATGCTGGTGCCTGCCGTGCTCATCCAGCTGACGCTCACATTCATTCACAGGGACCTGGGCAGGGACCGGCCTCTCGTGCTCTTCCTGCACCTGCTGCTGCTCGGCCCAGTCATCAG GTGTATCGAGGCTCTGGTGGTCTATTTCAGGGCCGGTAAAAGAGAGGAGCCGTATGTCACCATATCCAGGAAGATTCACCTGAAGAAGGGACAGGGGTTGCCCATGGAGCTGGAAATTGGCCAGTCAGAGCGTACCTTAGCCATGCACAGGAACGCCTTCAAGCGCACGGCGGTCATCCAGGCTTTTCTGGGCTCCACGCCTCAACTGACGCTGCAGCTGTACGCCACCATCCAGGAGAAATACTTCCTCCCTGCAAGAT TGGCCCTCATGATCATCACCCTGATCTCTATCGTATACGGGGCTCTTGTGTGCAGCGTTCTCGCCATCCAGATCCGTTACGACGACTACAAGGTTCGCCTGCGCCCTGCAGCCTACCTGTGCATGATCGTTTGGAGGGGGCTAGAGATCGCCACACGTATCACAGCCCTGGTACTCTTCACCACGGCGCTCACACACTGGGTGATCCTCGTCAGCCTGGCAAAcctgctcttcttcttcttcctcccctGGGCCGAGTTCTGGGCGAGAAAAGGCTCGCTGACAGAGGATGTGGAGAAAAACTTCTCTAAGCTTGGCACCGTGGTGGTCCTGTGCTTGTTTACACTACTCTACGCCTGCATCAACATCTTCTGCTGGTCGGCAGTGCAGCTTGACCTCACACACAAGGAGCTCATCGAGAGAAAGCAGCGCTGGGACCGATTGGCTCTCTACTACTCTGGACGCTTTGTGGAGAACTTCATCCTTATCACGCTCTGGTACTTCTACAAATCAGACTTCTTCGAGTACGTGTGCGCACCGCTGCTGGGGGTGCAGCTGCTGATTGGCTACAGCCTGGCTGTGCTCTTCATGCTGCTCTTCTATCAGTTCTGCCATCCCTGCAGACGCCTCTTTAAGTACAACGTCCATGACTGCCTGCACTGCGTCTGCTGCCataaagggagggagggagggagccGGAGACAGAGGAAGCAGCAGCCTACATACTCTACTGCCGGTACCTTGGTTCTTGGGCCAGAGGAGCCACTGGAGCTGCTGGATCCTCAAAACACAGAACCTCCAGACATCACAAGTCAGCTGGGAGAGCGTGAGACGGCTATTATTGAAGACATAATGGATGCAGCCTGA